A section of the Deltaproteobacteria bacterium genome encodes:
- the folK gene encoding 2-amino-4-hydroxy-6-hydroxymethyldihydropteridine diphosphokinase gives MTIIYIGVGSNIGDRHQNIERARQLLITGGIAVKRVSPLYESKAICRPGETMPDFLNGVFEIETNLSPEDLLDKLEAVERELGRKEKGNWQPRTIDLDLLLYGNEVIQTKRLKVPHPDIEKRWFVVKPLVDLNPKLMHPTLKKRMEELYANLH, from the coding sequence ATGACAATCATCTACATCGGCGTCGGTTCTAATATCGGCGATCGGCATCAGAACATCGAACGGGCCCGCCAACTTCTGATCACCGGCGGTATCGCGGTGAAGCGAGTTTCTCCACTCTATGAATCAAAGGCGATTTGTCGCCCAGGGGAAACAATGCCCGATTTTTTAAATGGCGTCTTCGAGATCGAAACCAATCTCTCCCCAGAAGATCTTCTAGATAAACTCGAGGCGGTGGAAAGGGAACTCGGACGAAAGGAAAAGGGAAACTGGCAGCCACGAACGATCGATCTTGACCTGCTCCTTTATGGAAATGAAGTGATTCAAACGAAACGCCTGAAGGTTCCGCATCCCGATATTGAAAAAAGGTGGTTTGTCGTAAAACCTTTGGTTGATTTAAATCCAAAATTGATGCATCCCACCCTAAAGAAAAGAATGGAGGAGCTTTATGCAAATCTTCATTGA